Proteins from one Penicillium digitatum chromosome 2, complete sequence genomic window:
- a CDS encoding ThiJ/PfpI family protein yields MHSKKVLIILSDAHSFSLKRNSGHDAGKVVDQPSGFFLQELAKPLRKILNAGHKVTFASPKGLEPAPDPSSESLVANAGNIFERQREWDLIERMKRENGFRSPRPFSTIRDDELTTFAAVFIPGGHSPLQDLGGNAELGRILRYFNRENKPTAVICHGPYALLSTKKAGDGSFVYNGYKITSWSDMEENLMETLWGGQVEKVESTLRNEGAVMVEGVREKTGGTTLHRELVSAGNPMAANALGDRFVRMISV; encoded by the coding sequence ATGCATTCTAAGAAAGTTCTCATAATCCTCAGCGATGCGCACTCCTTCTCCCTAAAACGGAACAGCGGACACGATGCTGGCAAGGTTGTCGATCAGCCTTCCGGGTTTTTCCTACAAGAGCTCGCAAAGCCATTGCGCAAAATACTCAACGCAGGCCACAAGGTCACATTCGCCTCCCCCAAAGGTCTTGAACCAGCGCCAGACCCAAGCAGCGAATCACTTGTTGCAAATGCAGGGAATATCTTCGAACGTCAACGCGAATGGGATCTTATCGAACGAATGAAGCGCGAGAACGGGTTCCGTAGCCCGCGACCATTCAGTACTATTCGTGACGATGAGTTGACTACTTTTGCGGCTGTTTTCATCCCCGGTGGACATTCGCCGCTTCAAGATCTCGGGGGGAATGCAGAACTGGGACGGATCCTGCGTTATTTCAATCGGGAGAACAAGCCTACAGCAGTGATCTGTCATGGCCCTTACGCCCTGTTGAGTACGAAGAAGGCGGGAGATGGGTCATTTGTTTACAATGGATACAAAATTACGTCGTGGAGCGATATGGAAGAGAATCTTATGGAAACATTGTGGGGTGGGCAGGTCGAGAAAGTAGAGTCGACGTTGAGAAACGAAGGTGCAGTCATGGTTGAGGGTGTCCGTGAAAAGACTGGAGGTACCACGCTGCATCGGGAGCTGGTCTCTGCGGGTAATCCGATGGCGGCAAACGCCCTTGGTGATCGATTTGTGAGAATGATCAGTGTATAG